The sequence GGAGGCGAGCGCGACGGTCACCTTCTGAACGTCGCGAAAGCGCGTGCCTACGCCGGGACGGCCCAGCTCGACGGTGAGTCCCACGGTACCGACGTCGATGCGGCCCGTGACGTCGTTGGTCGATCCTCATCGACTTCCCTCGTCTGCCAGAGCGAGCGCCCTTTCGATCCAGGCTCGGCCACCCGGAACCTGAGCGCCGAAGTCATCGTACACGGGAGCGCTTTCGCGGACAAAGGCATCCCGATCCACCTCGTTGATCTGCATGCCCGAGGCGGCCAGCTCGGTGAGAAGTCTCTCGTCGATCGCGCGGGCGGCCTCGAACACGAACGCTTGCGTGTCCCGCGCAACGGCCGCGAGCAGCTCGCGCACGTCTTCGGGAAGGCGGTCCCACGCGTTGGGTGCGACGATGAGGTACGCGGGACTGTAGACGTGGCCGGTCAGCGACAGGAACGGCTGGACGTCGTCGAAGGACGCGGTGGCGATGTTGGTGAGCGGGTTTTCCTGGCCGTCCATGACTCCGGTTTGAAGTGCCATGAACACCTCGGAGAAGGGCATCGGGGAGGGGTTCGCGCCCCACGCCCGGAAGAGCGCGATCCGCCAGGGGCTGTTCGGAGTTCGGATCTTCATGCCGTCCAGGTCGGCTGGAGAGACTATGGGCCGAACGCTGTTGGTCACATGGCGAAAGCCGTTTTCCCAGAGCGCGAGCACGCGATACCCCTCCCGCTCGGCGAGCGGCGCGAGCTCGGGCCAAAAGAGCGTGCGCTCGATCTCGCGCATCTGTGCGCGGTCACGCACCAGGTACGGCATGTCGAAGAGCGCGAACGCGGGCACTACCGAAGACATGACGGTCGACGGCACCGAGAGATCGACGGTGCCGAGCTTCAACTTCTGCAGCACCTCGCGGTCGTCGCCGAGTTGGGCGGAACCGTAGACCACGACGGTGGCGCGACCCGCCAATCTCTGGTTCGCGATACGCGCGAACTCGTCGGCCGAGATCGCGATGAGTGATTCGGGCGGCGCGGAGTGGGCGAGCTTGAGCTCGAGGTGCCCGGGCTCAGCACATGCCGTCAGCGCTAGCGTGAGGAAGACGAGGCGACGCATCGACTTCAGTCGGACTCGGGGATCGCTTCCATGAGCTTCTCCAACGCCAGGTTCAGGATCCGACTGCCCGGCCCGCTTCCGCGAAAGTGCCCGAGCCGCACGACCACCAAGTCGTGCGTGGGAATGATGATGGTGCGCTGACCACCGCCGCCGGACGCGTAGTACGCGCTCTGGGGGACTGGCATGCCGCCGGTTCCGTTCAGCCAGAAGAGGCCCCCGTATATCGGGCTGTCCCATGCGGGAGCGGGGGAGCTGACGAAGTCGACGTACCCCTCCGGCAACAGGCGCTCCCCGTTCCAAACGCCGTCTTGCAGGTAAAGCATGCCGATGCGGGCCCAGTTCCTGGCGGTGCCGTAGTCGTAGCCCGTGAGCTGGAAGTTGCCCCACGGGTCGGTCTCGAGCACCTGGCGGCGGATCCCGATCTTGTCGAAGAGCGCTCGCTGTGGGAAGGTGAGGTACTGCTCGCCTCGCGCCTCGACCGTGCGACGAATGACGTAGCCCAGCGAGAGCGGATCGGAGTTCCGGTACCGGCCCTCGGTGTTCGCGTCGAACTGCATGGGCCGGTTCACGGAGAAGTCGAAAATGTCGACCGCGCCGGTGTACACGTACATGTGATCAGGGTATCCGCTGTTCGGCCCGTAGTCCGGATCACGCGGCGCAGTGAAGTGCAGCCCGCTGCTCATGCGCAGGAGGTCGGAGACGCGGATCGCCCCACGCGGGTCGTCGGGCCGCTCGTGCCACTCGGGCACCGGTGCGGGGTCGTCGAGCGCGAACTCCCCTTCGTGAATGAGCAGCCCGATGAGCGTCGCGGTGAGGCTCTTGCCCATGGACCAGCTCTCGAGCTGCGTATCGAGTCCGATCCCCTGCATGTACCGCTCGGCGATGATCTTGCCGCGGTGCGTGACCAGGAACGCAGCCGTGTATGCCTCCGGGTCGGAGAACGCCAGATCGACCGCTTGCTCGAGCGCGGCTCGGTCGATCTCGGGCCCGAGCGGCTCATCGGGAAGAAGATCCCCCATCGGCCACGGCGTGCTTTCGGCGGGGGGTAAGGTGGACACGACCGGCACGGGGTCGAAGAACGG comes from Gemmatimonadota bacterium and encodes:
- a CDS encoding TRAP transporter substrate-binding protein, whose product is MRRLVFLTLALTACAEPGHLELKLAHSAPPESLIAISADEFARIANQRLAGRATVVVYGSAQLGDDREVLQKLKLGTVDLSVPSTVMSSVVPAFALFDMPYLVRDRAQMREIERTLFWPELAPLAEREGYRVLALWENGFRHVTNSVRPIVSPADLDGMKIRTPNSPWRIALFRAWGANPSPMPFSEVFMALQTGVMDGQENPLTNIATASFDDVQPFLSLTGHVYSPAYLIVAPNAWDRLPEDVRELLAAVARDTQAFVFEAARAIDERLLTELAASGMQINEVDRDAFVRESAPVYDDFGAQVPGGRAWIERALALADEGSR
- a CDS encoding serine hydrolase; this translates as MVRFTLRSEAVVAFRRRTCLAVTAVAFLACSSADDAPAGAGVSAPAGDFRYIPEGSDLELGVAGYTKVMCSAVFVSGRDIDEALYTSGYFMMPESELPNVSRPMIDRDAQTLSMSYGDSVTRTAVYTGDQGCVLLPAGERAPFFDPVPVVSTLPPAESTPWPMGDLLPDEPLGPEIDRAALEQAVDLAFSDPEAYTAAFLVTHRGKIIAERYMQGIGLDTQLESWSMGKSLTATLIGLLIHEGEFALDDPAPVPEWHERPDDPRGAIRVSDLLRMSSGLHFTAPRDPDYGPNSGYPDHMYVYTGAVDIFDFSVNRPMQFDANTEGRYRNSDPLSLGYVIRRTVEARGEQYLTFPQRALFDKIGIRRQVLETDPWGNFQLTGYDYGTARNWARIGMLYLQDGVWNGERLLPEGYVDFVSSPAPAWDSPIYGGLFWLNGTGGMPVPQSAYYASGGGGQRTIIIPTHDLVVVRLGHFRGSGPGSRILNLALEKLMEAIPESD